The following proteins are co-located in the Pseudomonas sp. DY-1 genome:
- a CDS encoding LysR family transcriptional regulator, translating to MIQLHDVDLKLLRVFATIVKCGGFSAAQAALNAGQSTISEQMNHLETRLGVKLCQRGRSGFRLTEQGVAIHEATQRLLSAVETFCMDADVLKQRISGKLNLGIIDSTITDRDSPLPRATQRFVSRGHDVHLSVYVGTPAELEERVLDNRLHLAIGHFPVRIPGIHYSPLYHEALGLYCGRHHPLFETGLEGAELGKAIGASRIVVRGYMQQYDLDVLGVSKAAATVDNIEALAILIISGAYLGLLPMHVAEQWVRTGEMRRLPITDSQLESPFDVITRRGAMPPILHAFLEDLTQCSSGTGRT from the coding sequence GTGATCCAGTTGCATGATGTGGACCTGAAACTGCTCAGGGTCTTCGCCACCATCGTCAAATGCGGCGGTTTCTCTGCCGCTCAGGCCGCACTGAATGCAGGCCAGTCCACCATCAGCGAACAGATGAACCACCTGGAGACGCGACTGGGGGTCAAGCTCTGCCAGCGCGGCCGCAGTGGTTTCCGCCTGACCGAACAGGGCGTGGCCATCCATGAGGCGACCCAGCGGCTGCTTTCGGCGGTGGAGACCTTCTGCATGGACGCCGATGTGCTCAAGCAACGCATCAGCGGCAAGCTCAACCTCGGCATCATCGACAGCACCATCACCGACCGCGACTCTCCCCTGCCCCGCGCCACTCAGCGTTTCGTCTCCCGAGGGCACGACGTGCACCTGAGCGTCTACGTCGGGACACCCGCCGAATTGGAAGAGCGGGTCCTGGACAATCGCCTGCACCTGGCCATCGGTCACTTCCCTGTGCGCATCCCAGGCATCCACTACTCGCCGCTTTACCACGAGGCACTGGGACTTTATTGCGGGCGCCACCACCCACTGTTCGAGACCGGGCTGGAAGGGGCCGAGCTGGGCAAGGCCATTGGCGCCAGCCGCATCGTGGTGCGCGGCTACATGCAGCAGTACGATCTCGACGTACTGGGCGTGAGCAAGGCCGCGGCCACTGTGGACAATATCGAGGCGCTGGCCATCCTGATCATTTCCGGCGCCTACCTCGGCCTGCTGCCGATGCATGTCGCCGAACAATGGGTACGCACCGGCGAAATGCGCCGCTTGCCCATCACCGATTCGCAACTCGAATCGCCGTTCGACGTGATCACCCGTCGCGGGGCGATGCCACCGATCCTCCATGCCTTCCTCGAAGACCTGACCCAGTGCTCCAGCGGCACGGGCAGAACTTGA
- the speB gene encoding agmatinase, with amino-acid sequence MSKNAYESGRLNLPFVGHCTFAKSPICTDWDAINADVAVLGAPNDMGTQWRSGARFGPRSIREASTLFSFGHSGAYDHEDDALYLTQDQVTMVDVGDADIVHTDMASSNDNIEFAVRKILESGAMPVVLGGDHSIHAPVIKAFEGHAPIHIVHFDAHLDFVDERHGVRYGHGNPLRRASELDHIVGMTQMGIRNVSSSNRDDYDAARAAGSQILSVRDVRRLGTEGVMAKIPEGLDYYITIDIDGFDPSIAPGTGTPSHGGFLYYEVLEIIQALAKRSQGRVVGIDLVEVAPAYDPTGATSILAAQLLMNSIGFIFHERARNR; translated from the coding sequence ATGTCGAAGAATGCATATGAGTCCGGACGGTTGAACCTGCCTTTCGTAGGTCACTGTACGTTTGCCAAGTCCCCGATCTGCACCGATTGGGATGCCATCAACGCGGACGTCGCCGTGCTCGGTGCGCCCAATGACATGGGCACCCAGTGGCGCTCCGGGGCACGCTTCGGACCACGCAGCATTCGCGAAGCTTCCACGCTGTTTTCCTTTGGCCATTCCGGCGCCTACGACCATGAGGACGACGCCCTCTATCTCACCCAGGACCAGGTGACCATGGTGGATGTCGGCGATGCGGACATCGTCCACACCGACATGGCCTCCAGTAACGACAACATCGAATTCGCCGTACGCAAGATTCTCGAATCCGGTGCCATGCCGGTGGTGCTGGGTGGTGACCATTCGATCCACGCCCCGGTGATCAAGGCCTTCGAGGGCCACGCCCCCATTCATATCGTGCATTTCGATGCGCACCTGGACTTCGTCGACGAGCGCCACGGTGTGCGCTACGGCCACGGCAACCCGCTGCGCCGCGCCTCCGAACTGGACCACATCGTCGGAATGACCCAGATGGGCATTCGCAACGTGTCTTCCTCCAACCGCGATGACTACGACGCCGCCCGCGCCGCCGGCTCGCAGATTCTTTCGGTACGCGATGTACGGCGGCTGGGCACCGAAGGCGTCATGGCGAAGATCCCGGAAGGCCTGGACTACTACATCACCATCGACATCGACGGCTTCGACCCGTCCATCGCTCCCGGCACCGGCACGCCCAGCCACGGCGGCTTCCTCTACTACGAGGTGCTGGAAATCATCCAGGCGCTGGCCAAACGCAGCCAGGGCCGGGTCGTCGGCATCGACCTGGTGGAGGTTGCACCGGCCTATGACCCCACCGGCGCCACCTCGATTCTCGCGGCGCAACTGCTGATGAACAGCATCGGCTTCATCTTCCACGAACGCGCCCGCAACCGCTGA
- a CDS encoding aldehyde dehydrogenase, translated as MDIKVKDYLQQFGVSEATQRFLGKTQKMFVGGAWLEPADGASAEVIEPSTGAVLTRIPMGAPEDLDRAVQAARAQFDGGAWSQLKPLERERLLHGLADLIEANADELAEIESIDMGKSVAQARAVDIQGTIDTFRYFAGWASKIHGRTVEPSLPGNYLAYTRKEPVGVVGVIVPWNFPLQTMAWKLGAALAVGCTVVVKPAELTSLSALRFAELVQEAGIPDGVVNIVTGRGSVVGAAMSCHPGIDKLSFTGSTPVGCGVGKAAMDQMKRLTLELGGKSPVIVFADADIKAAAQAVANGVFFNSGQVCDAGTRAYVHRSVYAEFLRELASYTATLKIAPGLDPDCFISPMVSRQQQQRVLEYIEAGKAEGAELYYGGEPVEGPGYFVQPTVFANCRNDMRIVQEEIFGPVLVTAAFDTEEEALALANDSLFGLAAALYSNDLGRVHNLIPRLRAGTVYVNAHSTLDPSMPFGGYKQSGYGKDLGSEQLEYLLETKAVWITLP; from the coding sequence GTGGACATCAAGGTAAAAGACTATCTGCAGCAGTTCGGCGTATCCGAAGCGACCCAGCGCTTCCTCGGCAAGACGCAGAAAATGTTCGTGGGCGGCGCCTGGCTGGAGCCTGCCGATGGCGCCAGTGCCGAGGTGATCGAGCCTTCCACCGGTGCAGTGCTCACCCGCATTCCCATGGGTGCGCCTGAGGACCTGGACCGTGCGGTGCAGGCCGCGCGTGCGCAATTCGACGGTGGCGCCTGGAGCCAGCTCAAGCCGCTGGAGCGTGAGCGCCTGCTGCATGGCCTGGCCGACCTGATCGAGGCCAATGCCGATGAGCTGGCAGAAATAGAATCCATTGACATGGGCAAGTCGGTCGCCCAGGCGCGGGCCGTGGATATCCAGGGCACCATCGACACCTTCCGCTACTTCGCCGGCTGGGCCAGCAAAATCCATGGCCGCACCGTCGAACCCTCGCTGCCGGGCAACTACCTGGCCTATACGCGCAAGGAGCCGGTGGGTGTGGTGGGCGTCATCGTGCCCTGGAACTTCCCGCTGCAGACCATGGCCTGGAAGCTTGGCGCGGCACTGGCGGTGGGTTGCACCGTGGTGGTAAAGCCGGCGGAGCTGACCTCCCTTTCGGCCCTGCGTTTCGCCGAGCTGGTACAGGAAGCCGGCATCCCCGATGGCGTGGTGAATATCGTCACCGGTCGCGGCAGCGTGGTCGGAGCAGCCATGTCCTGCCATCCGGGAATCGACAAGCTGAGCTTCACCGGCTCGACCCCAGTCGGCTGCGGCGTGGGCAAGGCGGCCATGGACCAGATGAAGCGCCTGACCCTGGAGCTGGGCGGCAAGTCGCCGGTGATCGTCTTCGCCGACGCCGATATCAAGGCCGCGGCCCAGGCGGTGGCCAACGGGGTGTTCTTCAACTCCGGACAGGTCTGCGACGCGGGTACCCGTGCTTATGTCCATCGCAGCGTTTACGCCGAGTTCCTGCGCGAACTGGCCAGCTACACCGCAACGCTGAAGATCGCTCCCGGACTGGACCCGGACTGCTTCATCAGCCCGATGGTTTCGCGTCAGCAACAGCAGCGGGTGCTTGAGTACATCGAGGCCGGCAAGGCGGAAGGCGCGGAGCTGTATTACGGCGGCGAACCGGTCGAAGGCCCCGGCTATTTCGTCCAGCCAACCGTCTTCGCCAACTGCCGCAACGACATGCGCATCGTCCAGGAGGAAATCTTCGGCCCGGTGCTGGTCACTGCCGCCTTCGATACCGAGGAAGAAGCCCTGGCGCTGGCCAACGATTCGCTCTTCGGCCTGGCCGCGGCGCTCTACTCGAACGACCTCGGGCGGGTCCACAACCTGATCCCGCGCCTGCGTGCGGGCACCGTCTACGTCAACGCCCACAGCACCCTCGATCCCTCGATGCCCTTCGGCGGCTACAAGCAGTCGGGCTACGGCAAGGACCTCGGGTCGGAGCAACTGGAATACCTGCTGGAAACCAAAGCCGTGTGGATCACACTGCCCTGA